A genomic region of Rahnella aceris contains the following coding sequences:
- a CDS encoding fimbrial protein, producing the protein MAGIDRFQAGRMVFLLLLLFFSRSALALDCVEKGTGIVDKPAIPVGQLAIPANVPAGTKVWESNDINVTAYCDNVLGSIIDVVHFYFNPKSQSIGEGLLLGVSYNGQDLEQNEQRLSTNSTPIKKGQNVTVNVTFRLYIKVSGNAPSSGHYQGADQFTVFQLDGSRGINKTPGAKNLKYNLSGLQGIRFLACGSDLKVYPESQIVDFGAIQSTTLSRSSGVSLPFAIKAVKQGCLDNFSLQAEFSTASPLLDNTAIDLSNGAKLMLYNDQDKAITFNRYDDFAELNNVNEVTKNFTAKLSAIPGKTLSLGQFDASVIVKINYY; encoded by the coding sequence ATGGCTGGTATTGACAGATTTCAGGCGGGTCGGATGGTATTTCTCCTGCTGCTGTTGTTTTTTTCCCGCAGTGCACTGGCGCTCGATTGTGTCGAAAAAGGTACCGGTATTGTGGACAAACCGGCTATTCCCGTCGGGCAACTGGCGATCCCGGCGAACGTGCCAGCAGGCACGAAAGTCTGGGAATCCAATGACATCAATGTCACGGCCTATTGCGACAATGTGCTGGGTTCGATCATTGATGTGGTGCATTTCTACTTTAATCCCAAATCACAGTCGATTGGTGAAGGGTTGCTGCTGGGCGTCAGTTACAACGGGCAGGATCTGGAGCAGAACGAACAGCGTCTGAGTACCAACAGTACGCCGATCAAAAAAGGTCAGAATGTGACGGTGAATGTCACGTTCCGTCTGTATATCAAAGTCAGCGGAAATGCGCCTTCCAGCGGACATTATCAGGGGGCCGACCAGTTTACGGTTTTCCAGCTTGACGGCAGCCGCGGGATTAACAAAACGCCGGGCGCAAAAAATCTTAAATACAACCTTTCAGGATTACAGGGGATCCGCTTTCTGGCCTGTGGCTCTGACCTGAAAGTCTATCCTGAGTCTCAGATTGTCGATTTTGGTGCGATTCAAAGTACCACGTTGTCCCGATCGTCCGGCGTTTCACTGCCGTTTGCCATTAAAGCGGTAAAACAAGGGTGCCTTGACAACTTCTCGCTGCAGGCGGAATTTTCCACCGCCAGCCCACTGCTGGACAACACCGCGATTGACCTGTCCAACGGCGCGAAGCTGATGCTCTATAACGACCAGGATAAAGCCATCACTTTCAACCGCTATGATGACTTTGCTGAGCTGAACAATGTGAATGAAGTCACCAAAAACTTTACGGCAAAACTGAGTGCGATTCCGGGGAAAACGCTTTCTCTCGGGCAGTTTGACGCATCCGTGATCGTCAAGATCAACTACTACTGA
- a CDS encoding fimbrial biogenesis chaperone, producing the protein MNRYFLRFGAALLLMIGMTYPAFAAVNLDRTRIIYNASDKSVSVMLENQSKDLPYLAQVWLENAQGEKITSPLVALPPMQRIDAGQKSQIRILQLPETAGLPKDRESLFYFNVREVPPKSDMANVMQVAIQSRVKLFFRPVELRKLVKGHWQEQLQVARLSDGLKLTNPTPFYITVGYLGKDNKGNIPGFDSVMLAPFASENLTGKQYVSQQYSLGYMDDYGGLQVNEYNCQTQQCQRISKDAKR; encoded by the coding sequence ATGAACAGGTATTTTTTGCGTTTTGGGGCAGCATTACTGCTGATGATTGGCATGACTTATCCGGCTTTCGCCGCCGTCAATCTGGACCGGACACGCATCATCTATAACGCCAGTGATAAATCCGTCAGCGTGATGCTGGAAAACCAGAGCAAAGATCTACCGTATCTTGCGCAGGTCTGGCTGGAGAACGCGCAGGGCGAAAAAATCACCTCTCCGCTGGTGGCGTTGCCGCCGATGCAGCGCATTGATGCTGGCCAGAAAAGCCAGATCCGCATTTTGCAGTTACCCGAAACCGCCGGTCTGCCGAAAGATCGCGAATCGCTGTTTTACTTTAACGTGCGTGAAGTGCCGCCAAAAAGTGACATGGCGAACGTGATGCAGGTGGCGATCCAAAGCCGCGTGAAGCTGTTTTTCCGTCCGGTGGAACTCAGGAAGCTGGTGAAAGGTCACTGGCAGGAACAGCTTCAGGTTGCCCGTCTCAGTGATGGGCTAAAACTGACCAATCCGACACCGTTTTATATCACTGTCGGCTATCTGGGCAAAGACAACAAAGGCAATATCCCTGGTTTTGACAGCGTGATGCTCGCACCGTTCGCCAGCGAAAATCTCACCGGCAAGCAGTACGTTAGCCAGCAATATAGTCTGGGTTACATGGATGATTACGGCGGTTTGCAGGTGAACGAGTACAACTGCCAGACACAACAATGTCAGCGCATCAGCAAAGACGCAAAACGCTAA
- a CDS encoding winged helix-turn-helix domain-containing protein — protein sequence MNYLIENLIVFNPEDNTLSLAGDSENKIAISNPARRILLLLIEQQGIVVEREIFFKKVWDDYGLIASNNNLNHCVSKLRKVVVTLGYPDEFIVTVPKVGFTIRKEIIIEPYLMHEPPEEKIQVHNVQVNKTPENRLTETEQKEENIAPTAASLQLKTQPEKRIKNRPSGFMISLLVAAVLTVWAFFIMYNDLQDPKTELKIARLGACDLYSTAPVISSRKREFIQLAGTFLQKNNITCKPGDIFIFQSERFTSPINTGSVRDFMAQCITDDNYKANICISYYTNDRTTHVQ from the coding sequence ATGAATTATCTGATTGAAAATCTAATAGTCTTCAACCCTGAAGATAACACACTTTCATTAGCGGGTGATTCAGAAAACAAGATCGCCATTTCTAATCCTGCGCGCAGGATATTATTATTGTTAATAGAACAACAGGGTATCGTTGTTGAGCGTGAAATATTTTTTAAAAAAGTTTGGGATGACTACGGACTGATAGCAAGTAATAATAATCTTAATCACTGCGTCAGCAAATTACGCAAAGTAGTGGTCACTTTGGGTTACCCTGATGAATTTATCGTTACCGTGCCCAAGGTCGGTTTTACTATCCGTAAAGAAATCATTATTGAACCTTACCTCATGCATGAACCTCCTGAGGAGAAAATTCAGGTTCACAACGTGCAGGTCAACAAAACACCGGAAAACCGGCTGACTGAAACAGAGCAAAAGGAAGAGAACATCGCGCCGACGGCAGCATCACTTCAGCTAAAAACGCAACCTGAAAAGAGGATAAAAAATCGCCCCTCTGGCTTTATGATAAGCCTGCTTGTGGCGGCAGTCTTGACTGTGTGGGCATTTTTCATTATGTACAACGATTTACAGGATCCGAAAACAGAGCTGAAAATTGCCAGGCTGGGTGCCTGTGATTTGTATTCAACCGCGCCCGTCATTTCGTCCCGTAAGCGCGAATTTATTCAACTGGCCGGGACATTTCTGCAAAAAAATAATATTACCTGCAAACCAGGAGATATTTTCATATTCCAAAGTGAGCGTTTTACCTCGCCCATCAATACTGGCTCAGTACGTGATTTTATGGCGCAGTGCATTACCGATGATAATTATAAAGCTAACATTTGCATAAGCTATTATACAAATGACAGGACCACGCATGTTCAGTGA
- a CDS encoding FidL-like protein, with protein MFSDRKRIFQGKKSILLPFIPAVFILLFTLYGFFVQKNREAFPVNIPCRGNMIIEAQYDNQTAKLVAALYFSFLDNHKILVSLSGTGYLYDKNGIVIQRKTLLRNIYYDYIHVSTNSSTYSLTSSQINIDSVDNMDWQISSLLLINSFFLTGHTDTLVLKKYDNSTLLIESNQSPIALCVFKKSL; from the coding sequence ATGTTCAGTGATAGAAAACGTATTTTTCAGGGAAAGAAGAGCATCCTCCTCCCGTTCATCCCGGCTGTATTTATATTACTCTTTACCCTGTATGGTTTTTTCGTCCAAAAGAACCGGGAAGCATTCCCTGTTAATATACCTTGCCGTGGAAATATGATCATAGAAGCACAATATGATAATCAAACCGCAAAACTGGTGGCCGCACTCTACTTCAGTTTTCTTGACAACCACAAAATTTTAGTTTCACTCAGTGGAACGGGTTATTTGTATGACAAAAATGGGATTGTTATTCAACGGAAAACATTGCTGAGAAACATTTATTATGACTATATTCACGTTAGCACAAACTCCAGTACGTATTCGCTCACCAGCAGTCAGATTAATATCGACAGTGTAGACAATATGGACTGGCAGATTTCGTCTCTCCTGCTGATAAACAGTTTTTTTCTGACCGGCCATACTGACACGCTGGTACTGAAGAAATACGATAACAGCACCCTGTTGATTGAAAGCAACCAGTCTCCGATTGCATTGTGTGTATTCAAAAAAAGTCTTTGA
- a CDS encoding fimbria/pilus outer membrane usher protein, with amino-acid sequence MSFAMNRTSAEIKNVLWFIFLLSGCFISVRSFAVEFNVNFIDSADRNNVDLSRFQVADYIAPGEYLLDVVLNGRTFGEQSVIHYIPTADKKNSRLCLPPVLVDKFELTKDVREKLTLWHRGECTSLDQQQEVTARYDQEKQTLNISIPQAWLTFHDQNWVPPSQWDDGVNGALLDYNLLGSRYMPQSGDSTTSFSSYGTTGFNLGPWRARADYQYSSSRTSGAPASDKFTWTQTYLYRALPSVGARLTGGQTYLSSDIFDSFRFLGVSLNSDQRMLPPSLRGYAPQVTGIAKTNAKVSISQNGRVIYQTNVSPGPFVVQDLTEAVQGALDVKIEEENGSVTTYQVTTATIPFLTRKGQVRFKTAMGKPTTGSSNHVLQPGFYSGEMSWGALNDFSLYGGLISTTGNYQAQAIGVGQNLQKLGAVSFDVTRSSATVPVAGKQTGLSYRANYSKRFDSTGSQITFAGYRFSEKTFMSFSQYLDKVNGDGYSRDDKQTYTVTANQYLPWPAITLYLSATHKVYWNESASNNYSVSVSKVFDIGRFTGISATFSASKLNYRDTDENQMFLSLSLPLSSGQQISYDAQQDSQSGYSQTASYYNSQDPNNSWRVGAGGSSPDLQKGNGVFRANYQHMSPYGQFGANGSVKNNDYRSVNANWYGSFTATAAGAALHQSSAGSEPRMMVSTGVKGIPISDGASVTNDYGIAVVNGVSSYQTSDIRVDVNNLPDDVEVYSSVVSKTLTEGAIGFRKIRAIKGERLMAVIRLADGSHPPLGAAVTDNSSGFEAGLIGDSGLAYLAGVSGEKSLTVRWGDGQQCQIQVPPQPVTYSGQVLLPCT; translated from the coding sequence TATTTCAGTCAGAAGCTTCGCAGTAGAATTTAACGTTAACTTCATTGATTCTGCCGATCGCAATAATGTCGATCTGTCACGGTTTCAGGTAGCCGATTATATCGCGCCCGGTGAATACCTGCTGGATGTGGTGCTCAATGGCCGCACGTTCGGCGAACAAAGCGTGATTCACTATATTCCCACTGCGGATAAGAAAAATAGCCGCCTGTGTTTACCGCCGGTACTGGTGGATAAATTCGAACTCACTAAAGACGTGCGCGAAAAGCTGACTTTGTGGCATCGCGGTGAATGCACATCTCTCGATCAGCAGCAGGAAGTCACCGCACGTTACGATCAGGAAAAACAAACGCTGAATATCAGCATTCCCCAGGCCTGGCTGACCTTTCACGATCAAAACTGGGTGCCGCCCTCACAGTGGGATGATGGCGTCAACGGTGCATTGCTCGACTACAACCTGCTCGGCAGCCGATACATGCCGCAGTCCGGCGACAGCACCACCAGTTTCAGCAGTTACGGCACCACCGGTTTTAACCTCGGGCCGTGGCGCGCCCGTGCCGATTATCAGTATTCTTCGTCGCGCACGTCCGGCGCGCCCGCCAGTGATAAATTCACCTGGACGCAAACCTATCTGTATCGTGCGCTGCCTTCTGTGGGCGCACGCCTGACCGGCGGGCAGACCTATTTAAGCTCAGATATTTTCGATTCATTCCGTTTTCTCGGTGTTTCACTCAACAGCGATCAGCGCATGTTGCCTCCGTCGCTGCGAGGTTATGCGCCGCAAGTCACCGGCATCGCCAAAACCAATGCCAAAGTGAGTATCAGTCAGAACGGGCGGGTGATTTATCAGACCAACGTGTCACCGGGCCCATTTGTGGTTCAGGATCTGACCGAAGCGGTACAGGGCGCACTGGATGTCAAAATCGAAGAAGAAAACGGCAGCGTGACGACTTATCAGGTGACCACCGCGACCATTCCGTTCCTGACCCGCAAAGGCCAGGTGCGTTTCAAAACCGCAATGGGCAAACCGACCACCGGCAGCAGCAATCACGTCTTGCAGCCGGGTTTTTACAGCGGCGAAATGTCCTGGGGTGCGCTGAATGATTTCTCGCTTTACGGCGGTCTGATCAGCACCACCGGTAACTATCAGGCGCAGGCCATCGGCGTCGGGCAAAACCTGCAAAAACTCGGTGCCGTATCTTTTGATGTCACGCGTTCCTCGGCGACCGTACCGGTGGCAGGGAAACAAACCGGGCTGAGTTACCGCGCCAACTACTCCAAGCGGTTTGACTCGACCGGCAGTCAGATTACGTTTGCCGGATACCGCTTCTCGGAAAAAACGTTTATGTCGTTCAGCCAGTACCTCGACAAGGTGAACGGCGACGGTTATTCCCGCGATGACAAACAAACCTACACCGTGACGGCAAATCAGTACCTGCCGTGGCCGGCGATCACGCTCTATCTCTCTGCTACCCACAAGGTCTACTGGAATGAGAGTGCGAGTAACAATTACAGCGTGTCGGTCAGCAAGGTTTTCGATATCGGCCGCTTTACCGGCATTTCTGCGACGTTTTCCGCCAGCAAGCTGAACTACCGCGATACCGATGAAAATCAGATGTTTCTGTCGCTCAGTTTGCCGTTGTCTTCCGGGCAACAGATCAGCTACGACGCGCAGCAGGATTCGCAAAGTGGTTACTCGCAAACGGCGTCGTATTACAACAGCCAGGATCCGAACAATAGCTGGCGCGTGGGCGCGGGCGGGAGCAGCCCGGATCTGCAAAAAGGTAACGGTGTGTTCCGCGCCAACTATCAGCATATGTCGCCGTACGGTCAGTTCGGTGCGAACGGCAGCGTGAAAAATAACGATTACCGCTCAGTGAATGCCAACTGGTACGGATCGTTTACTGCGACAGCGGCAGGCGCAGCATTGCATCAGAGCAGCGCCGGCAGCGAGCCACGCATGATGGTATCAACCGGCGTGAAAGGCATTCCGATCAGCGACGGTGCGTCAGTGACCAACGATTACGGCATTGCTGTTGTGAATGGTGTGTCCAGCTACCAGACCTCCGATATCCGCGTTGATGTGAATAATTTGCCGGATGACGTGGAAGTTTACAGCTCGGTGGTCAGCAAAACCCTGACGGAAGGCGCAATAGGCTTTCGCAAAATCCGCGCCATTAAAGGTGAACGTCTGATGGCGGTAATACGCCTCGCTGATGGCAGCCACCCGCCGCTGGGCGCCGCCGTTACCGACAACAGTTCCGGGTTTGAAGCGGGCCTGATTGGCGACAGTGGTCTGGCGTACCTGGCCGGAGTATCCGGCGAGAAATCCCTGACTGTTCGCTGGGGAGACGGGCAGCAATGTCAGATCCAGGTGCCACCTCAGCCCGTGACATATTCAGGGCAGGTATTGCTGCCCTGCACTTAA
- a CDS encoding S66 family peptidase: protein MPSSELSLFPPALKTGDTIGFFSASSPVTATAPNRYLRGKKFLEDKGFVLKAGTMTGQYDHYRSGSIQARAEELNQLIRDPQVRCVMSSIGGNNTNSLLPYLDYDALRTDPKIIIGYSDTTALLAGIYAQTGLITFYGPALVASFGEFPPLVDETYASFADILMTRRSEPYRYALPQHWTDEKLNWNDVTPVRAKTLYANTCRFHGKGRIEGRVIGGNLNTLSGIWGSPYMPEIRQGDILFIEDSLHNIATIERSFSMLKLNGIFDRVSAILLGKHELFDNAGTGRQPADVLLEVLNGQDIPLVDGFDCCHTHPMLTLPLGARIAVDFSQQHIDIVGPYLQQ from the coding sequence ATGCCCTCGTCAGAACTTTCGCTGTTCCCCCCTGCATTGAAAACCGGCGATACCATTGGTTTTTTCTCTGCGTCATCACCGGTGACTGCCACCGCCCCTAACCGTTATCTGCGCGGGAAGAAATTCCTTGAAGATAAAGGATTTGTGCTGAAAGCCGGCACAATGACCGGACAATATGATCACTATCGCTCCGGCTCCATTCAGGCACGTGCCGAAGAACTGAATCAGTTGATCCGTGATCCGCAGGTGCGTTGTGTAATGTCGTCGATAGGCGGTAACAACACTAACTCCCTGCTGCCTTATCTGGATTACGATGCGCTGCGTACTGATCCGAAAATCATCATCGGGTATTCCGACACGACCGCATTGCTGGCCGGGATTTATGCGCAAACAGGATTGATCACCTTTTACGGTCCGGCGCTGGTGGCTTCTTTTGGCGAATTTCCGCCGCTGGTTGATGAAACCTACGCGTCTTTCGCTGACATCCTGATGACCCGCCGCTCTGAGCCTTATCGCTACGCTTTACCGCAGCACTGGACGGATGAAAAGCTCAACTGGAATGATGTCACGCCGGTCAGGGCGAAAACGTTGTACGCCAATACCTGCCGTTTTCACGGCAAGGGACGCATCGAGGGGCGCGTCATCGGCGGAAATCTGAATACGTTGTCTGGCATCTGGGGCAGCCCTTATATGCCGGAAATCCGTCAGGGCGATATTTTGTTTATCGAAGACAGCTTGCACAATATCGCGACCATCGAGCGCTCTTTCTCAATGCTGAAACTGAACGGAATTTTCGACCGTGTGAGCGCTATTCTGCTCGGCAAACACGAATTGTTCGATAATGCGGGGACAGGAAGGCAACCGGCGGATGTGCTGCTGGAAGTGCTGAACGGACAAGACATTCCGCTGGTTGATGGCTTCGACTGCTGCCATACCCATCCGATGTTAACGCTTCCTCTGGGTGCCCGTATTGCTGTCGACTTCTCTCAGCAGCACATCGACATTGTCGGCCCGTATCTGCAGCAATAA
- a CDS encoding helix-turn-helix domain-containing protein, whose amino-acid sequence MLRTAKLRAQALEEPVYKVQAPELIAETHIHALLQTLREDAGLSKTELARRLGITPPAITRLEKRPAQASFCTLSRYAQACGFHLYLYYK is encoded by the coding sequence ATGCTAAGAACGGCAAAATTGCGGGCGCAGGCGCTCGAGGAACCGGTTTATAAGGTCCAGGCACCGGAGCTCATCGCAGAGACTCACATTCATGCCCTGCTGCAAACCCTGCGTGAAGATGCTGGACTGAGTAAGACAGAACTGGCCAGACGGCTGGGCATCACGCCACCGGCCATTACCCGCCTTGAGAAGCGGCCGGCTCAGGCCAGTTTTTGTACCTTGTCGCGTTACGCCCAGGCTTGCGGGTTTCATCTGTACCTCTACTATAAATAA